The Triticum aestivum cultivar Chinese Spring chromosome 3A, IWGSC CS RefSeq v2.1, whole genome shotgun sequence genome includes a region encoding these proteins:
- the LOC123058211 gene encoding histone-lysine N-methyltransferase SETD1B, whose protein sequence is MASPSKSARTTTFPLPRLRDLIEHDEEDEFLEEEEEDDDDDWDIRKRMSLLTVEGSDGGDADDEEDGSADVDEEDEDEVRSHGLNGEYESQPWHPYDSPRDLKPPSSASLPGTPERGAPSQSPWRYSKDYASETEAGWWPGAPHDRSRQHYRRQRMMREVWLDRAWQMRKQRQQLGERGDEATVVVGKGGESPARGGVAMDMEEVRACKDLGFDLPCDWTVEIPSYTVPNVDTASSGGNSPASGSSWRISSPGDDPKDVKARLKVWAQAVALSSASRLGS, encoded by the coding sequence ATGGCGTCGCCGTCCAAGTCGGCAAGGACAACGACGTTCCCTCTTCCCAGGCTCCGGGATCTCATCGAGCACGACGAAGAAGATGAGttcctcgaggaggaggaggaggacgacgacgacgactgggACATCAGGAAGCGCATGTCCCTCCTCACCGTCGAAGGCTCCGACGGCGGTGACGCCGACGATGAGGAAGACGGGTCGGCAGACGTcgatgaggaggatgaggacgaggtGAGGTCCCATGGTCTCAACGGCGAGTACGAGAGCCAGCCGTGGCACCCGTACGATAGCCCAAGAGATCTGAAGCCTCCCTCCTCGGCTTCGCTACCGGGCACGCCGGAGCGCGGGGCGCCGTCGCAGTCGCCGTGGCGCTACTCCAAGGACTACGCCAGCGAGACAGAGGCGGGGTGGTGGCCGGGCGCCCCCCACGACAGGAGCCGGCAGCACTACCGGCGCCAGCGGATGATGCGGGAGGTGTGGCTCGATCGCGCGTGGCAGATGAGGaagcagcggcagcagctgggcgagcgcgGCGATGAGGCGACGGTGGTGGTCGGGAAGGGCGGCGAGTCCCCTGCGCGGGGCGGCGTGGCCATGGACATGGAGGAGGTGCGCGCTTGCAAGGACCTCGGCTTCGACCTGCCGTGCGACTGGACGGTGGAGATCCCCTCCTACACGGTCCCCAACGTCGACACCGCCAGCAGCGGCGGCAACTCCCCGGCCTCCGGCAGCAGCTGGCGCATCTCCAGCCCCG